Proteins from a genomic interval of Quercus robur chromosome 9, dhQueRobu3.1, whole genome shotgun sequence:
- the LOC126698886 gene encoding L-type lectin-domain containing receptor kinase VIII.2-like, translating into MAFCHSLWLLCLFIIIPVFVDSASHDKELSLGPVINVTKHLSFLDFNFNKDPRVFHDVRLLGSAKFSNEKGALQIPDESKAVDLKDQAGRALYSSPIRLLDPQTKTPASFETTFAFQVNNASHLSSDSTGHGGSGLTFIIVPDEFTVGRHGPWLAMLNDACEDDYKAVAVEFDTHQSPGFGDPNDNHVGINLGSIISTRTINVSDFGIVLNDSLVHRAWITYDGPRRWMDIRLGSKHEDYPTKPIFSEQLDLSPFLNEYMFIGFSASTGNLTQIHNVLSWNFTSTSQAFLRVPSTETCESKIIVEDGSGTRKASAEPPGSFLIFVAVVALILAVLLSLFLNSKRKRDKSHNLNILLSEKKERPRPPNKPRRFTIAEISSATRCFSELDILGNDSRGVYYRGKLSNGCQVAVKRFSAQFLNSQGLDRRRVMKEIGSISRIRHPNMLPIRGWCQDNRQVMVVYDFFTNGSLDKWLFGVGVLPWTRRFKVVKDVADALCFLHSKQLAHKNMKTTSVFLDVSFRAVLGDFGFVLSGNDSKQFESAVSQKADVFEFGVFVLEVIAGRKRLDSEMDQKERDLLDFAWRMHEIDEKVKVVDGRMGTVINLKQAIRVLEIGLLCTLNEAKGRPRMEEVVEFLTMEGPIPELPQSRPIALFPYNSATGLCSGYSCASFK; encoded by the coding sequence ATGGCTTTCTGTCATAGCTTATGGTTGTTATGTTTATTCATTATCATCCCAGTTTTTGTTGATTCAGCTAGTCATGACAAGGAACTTAGCCTTGGGCCTGTAATCAACGTAACCAAGCACCTGTCTTTCCTGGATTTCAACTTTAACAAAGACCCCAGAGTTTTCCATGATGTGAGGCTCTTAGGCAGTGCCAAGTTCTCAAACGAAAAGGGTGCTCTTCAAATCCCTGATGAATCAAAAGCAGTTGATCTTAAAGACCAAGCAGGTCGAGCCCTTTACTCCTCCCCTATTCGACTCCTTGACCCTCAAACCAAAACTCCAGCTTCCTTCGAAACCACCTTTGCTTTTCAAGTTAACAATGCTTCCCACCTTAGTTCTGATAGTACTGGCCATGGTGGTAGTGGCCTTACTTTCATCATTGTCCCAGATGAATTCACTGTGGGAAGGCATGGACCTTGGCTTGCCATGCTTAACGATGCTTGTGAGGATGACTACAAAGCAGTGGCAGTGGAGTTTGACACTCATCAAAGTCCTGGATTTGGAGATCCTAATGACAACCATGTGGGGATCAACTTAGGAAGCATCATTTCCACTAGAACAATCAATGTGTCCGATTTTGGTATTGTCCTAAACGATAGTTTGGTTCATCGAGCTTGGATCACCTACGATGGTCCACGTCGTTGGATGGACATTCGTTTAGGATCAAAACATGAAGATTACCCAACAAAACCAATCTTCTCTGAGCAACTTGATCTCTCACCGTTTCTCAATGAATACATGTTCATAGGATTTTCAGCTTCCACAGGCAATTTGACTCAAATCCACAACGTCTTGTCATGGAATTTCACGTCCACAAGCCAAGCCTTTCTTCGTGTTCCTTCAACAGAAACATGTGAGAGCAAGATCATTGTCGAGGATGGATCTGGGACTAGGAAAGCTAGTGCAGAACCACCAGGCAGCTTCTTGATTTTTGTGGCTGTGGTAGCGTTAATTCTAGCTGTTCTGCTCAGTTTGTTCCTTAACAGTAAGCGTAAACGTGATAAATCACACAATCTTAATATCTTGTTGTCTGAGAAAAAAGAACGACCAAGGCCTCCAAATAAGCCTCGCCGGTTCACTATTGCTGAGATTTCCTCTGCGACTCGGTGTTTTAGTGAATTAGATATATTGGGTAATGATTCAAGAGGTGTTTACTATAGAGGAAAGCTCTCCAATGGCTGCCAGGTGGCTGTGAAGCGGTTCTCAGCTCAGTTTCTGAACTCGCAGGGTTTAGATAGGCGGCGTGTGATGAAGGAAATTGGTTCTATCAGCAGAATTCGTCATCCAAATATGTTGCCTATCAGGGGTTGGTGTCAAGATAATCGCCAGGTAATGGTTGTGTATGATTTCTTTACAAATGGAAGCCTTGATAAATGGCTATTTGGGGTTGGTGTTCTACCATGGACTCGGCGATTCAAGGTTGTGAAAGATGTGGCCGATGCACTTTGTTTTTTACACTCCAAGCAACTAGCACATAAGAATATGAAAACTACTAGTGTGTTTCTTGATGTTAGTTTCAGAGCAGTATTAGGGGATTTTGGTTTTGTGCTGTCTGGGAATGATTCAAAACAATTCGAATCAGCAGTGAGTCAAAAAGCTGATGTGTTTGAATTTGGTGTCTTTGTGTTGGAAGTAATTGCTGGGAGGAAGAGGTTGGACTCAGAGATGGATCAGAAAGAGAGGGACTTGTTGGATTTTGCTTGGAGAATGCATGAAATTGATGAGAAGGTGAAGGTGGTGGATGGAAGAATGGGAACAGTAATCAACTTGAAGCAAGCAATTCGGGTTTTGGAAATTGGGTTGCTTTGTACACTAAATGAGGCTAAAGGCAGGCCACGTATGGAGGAGGTGGTTGAGTTTCTGACCATGGAGGGTCCAATTCCTGAGCTGCCACAAAGTAGGCCTATTGCTTTGTTTCCCTACAACAGCGCCACCGGACTTTGCAGTGGCTATTCTTGTGCTTCTTTCAAGTGA